From the Mesoplasma syrphidae genome, the window ATTATCAAAATGATTACCAATATAATATGGAATTCCGCAAGCTCCCAATGATACATAATTCTCTTTTTGAATTACTTTAATCTCCATTTCAGGATTTAATCGTTTTAACTTTGCAGCAACGCCCATTCCGGTAGCTGCCCCACCAATAATAACTGTTTTCATAGATACCTCTATAGTTTAAAAATTGCTTAATATATAAGCAATTTTATTTTATCACAAGCTGCACTAATAATGCTTGGAATGTCCTTATTCTATATAAAAGTAATCTCCTTGAACTCACTAATTCATGCTTTATACTCATGATTTTCGAAAGTCTCATTAAAATAGACAAATTCAACTTTATCATATGAGAGCTGGTATTTAGTTTCAGCATACTTAATGATTTTTTTCATAATCACCCTTGGTGCCCCCCGACGACTATTCAAACGTGGTCTAAACTGCTTAACTAAATGTTTTTTACCATACTTGACTATATAAACTTGGGCCTTTGCATTTTTAAATTTGACCAAAATTGAAGAAAGAAAAATTTCATTTTTATTATCATATTGAACAATTGGCTTACGAATTGACTTACCAACAGTTTTATTAGTTATCACTATTACAATAATACCCAACATTACTGAAAAAGTTGTATCTGTAACTCAATGAAAGCGATAAACAACTAGCATCAAATTCATTGCTACTAAATTTAAAATTCAAAAACTTATAAAAAAATATTTAGCTAAACTTATTTGCGGCTTATTTTTACCAATAAAATAAATCATTAATGAAATTAGTGAAAACATCGAAACAGTATGCCCTGAAGGAAAGTCACGATCACCTCAATGATTTGGTCCCCCCAGATGATTACCCCACGGTTGTCAAAATTTAAAATTTGTAAAGAAATTCCCATTAATCTTATATCATGGCAAATAATTAGCTTGTGATCATCGATCATAATTTTTTTCTAATATATCATGAGCATTATCAATTCCGTTTTTTTGCATTAATTCTAGCAATTCATTTTTGACTCCATCGTCAAAAATTGTATTGTAATAAAATGGTCTGCCTGTAGTTTGTTTAATAAAAAAAACAATTACAAAAAGGGCAACTACAAATACCATAATTTTAATACTATCAACTCAATACTCTCCTGATAAAACATCATTACGTTTGCTAAAACTAATTCGCAAATATATCATTACTCCAACCATTACAATCGAAATAGTTCCTAGAGCAATTGCTCGACCAACAAAACGATAAATTCAAGTTCCCATAATTTTAGGATCAATACCGGGACCAGCTCCCATATCCATATTTTTGCCATAGATTAATCACAAAGCAATTATAGAAATGCTGAATCATCCTACAAAGAAAATAGTATATCAAATTCCAATTAAAGAACGATAGCGCTGCTGAATTTTTTTATTAGAAATTTTTTTGTAATAAACACGAGTTTCTAAAATTACAAAAATAGGAATAAACATTAAAACAATCGGTTGAAATAGGCCAAATTCATCAAAAATTCCGATTCATCATTTAACTGCTTCATATTCAATTCCTTTAGCAAAAAATGCACTAAGCCTTTGATCATAAAAAGTTGCTATTATAAAAACTATTAACGAAATTATAAACAAGATAGCTAATGATATGTAAATTTTTGATTTTTGTTGCTTATGTTTTCTTAATAACATTACTACCTCCGTCCGAATCTCTAAATGAAATTTTTGATATACACTGGATTTAAATCAGCAATATTCTTAACTTCCTCAAATTTATTTTTTAATTTCAAATAATTTTTGACAAATGATATATTTTCATAGTCCCTAATAACTTTCATTTCTGGATACTGTTTAAAGATTGCTGGTAATTCATTATTTGTAACAACAGTTTCATTAATTAAAGGCTGAGAATTTTTATAAATTCCCAAATAGCTTTTATTACCACGAGCATCTAATAAAGAAATTGTTGGCTCATCTCCTGCTTGAAACATTAGCGAGTTTGCTACAAAAACATTATAATCATTATTCAAAGTTTTCAAAGTTTTGGCAACTGCTAAACCAATTCTTACTCCAGTATAACTTCCAGGTCCTGTTGTCACATAAATATTTTCAATATTGCGAACCGTTAAACCCTCTTTTGCTAAAAAAAGTTTCAACTCTTCTACTGCAATATCAGAAATTTTTTTAATATCACGTTTTTCATAACTAGCAATAATTTGATCATCTTTTTCTAATAAATAAATTAAACTTCAATTTGTTGTATCTATAAACAAATTCATAATCTAATTCCTTTCTAAAATAACTTTACGGCTATTTTCATTAATCATTTGAATACTAATTTTAATATATTTTATATTTTTCAAATCTAAATTTAAATTTTCATATCATTCAATAATATTTAAGGCATCTTCAAATTCTTCCAAATACATTTCTAACTCAGCGTCATTGCTCAAGCGATAAGCATCAACATGGTTTATTTTTAAATTATTGCTACCGTGATATTGATTCATAATAACAAAAGTAGGTGAAGTAACTCTTTGCGTAACGCCTAATTCTGCTAACAAATATTTAGAAAAAGTTGTTTTTCCAGCTCCCAAATCTCCACTTAACAAAAGATAATTTGGTTGGTTGAAACGCTTAAGATCTTGAGCCATTTTCGTTGCAAATGCTTTTGTTGCTGATAAATCATTAAGAATAATTGTTTCCATATGTTTTCCTACTCTTTGGGTTTTGGTTTTTGACCAACTTCAAGGATTTCTGGACTTATATCTCAATTAGAATTCTTTGCACGCTCTGCTAAAAACTCTGGGGAATATGCTCATGGTTCTTTTCGAACTTTCATTGATATATTTGCCGCCTTGTCAATAATTTCATATACTCCGATGATTTCATCAAAATCTTTAGCCGCTGCAATTAATCCATGATGTTTTAAAACAACTAAATCTTTATTCAAAAACTTTTGAGCTACATCATCTCAACTTTGCTTTAAAAAATATTTGTCAACTAATCCAACACCATGAGGAATAAATTCCATAATATGAGGCATGGCATCTCATAAATCATAAGAAAAAACATTCTCGTCATTCATGTGATCAGTCATTGTTTTCATCATTAAATTTGTTGGGTGCGCGTGAGTTATAATACGATGCATTTCATTTTTAGAAATTGCATGATTATGGGCTTTTAAGTGCAATTCTAAATAACGAGTTGGCTCAACTTCTTGATCCTTAAAACCTCATAAAATTTTATAACCATCTCCCCTAAAATTGATACGAATGATTCCAATCATTTTGTGAACTTTAAATTTAAACTTTTGTAAATTTCTTAGGGGAATGTTATTTCCCGTAACTAAAATATAACAATCACTCAAATTCGGTACTTCATAACCTAACTTATATTCCTTGTTATTATAATGATCTTCAAAGTAAGGGTAGATATCTTCATAATCCAAAATTGCAGTAACACTTCCAGTATTACCTTCTAGTCAAAGTTTTTTTGCTAAATAATCTACACAATCAAAAAAGTAATACAACGGAGATGATTTAGTGACGATATTGTTCAATCTCATTTTGCTTCCTCCATAATTAGTTTATATTATAAAGCAAAAAAGCAAGGTATGAAACCTGCTTATTTATTTTATAATCAGCTTTTATAAATTTTAATATACCCAACTTTAACAGCTTGAGCTAATCCTACGTATGACAATAAAATACCTAAAACAATTGGTGCGTATCATAGTGGTGGAGATTGCATTTTCAATAATGTTGCTGCTGGTGTAAATGCAAACACAAAGGCACATCCAGTCACAATTCCAGTAGACAGCATCACTGGTCATGGAGCACGTGATTGAATAAATGGAATTTTTTCAGTTCTCATAATTTGTACTACTCATGCTTGTGTTAACAATCCAACAACAAATCATGAAGCATTAAATTGCGCTTTTGCTTGAGCCATCGCTTCTAGGTTACCATTAGCATTATTGTAATCTCCAATGTATCCTAATCCAAATCCAGCAATAGCAAATGTTACTAAATCAAACACAGAACTTACTGGTCCATTAATCAATGTAAATGGAACTAAGGATTTCGCATTTCATCGTTGAGGTTTTGCCACAAAGGTGTCATCAACTCTATCTAATGCAATTGCAAATTGTGATAGATCATATAATAAGTTTTGGAACAATAGTTGAATTGGTTCCATTGGTGAAAAGGCTAGCAATGGAGCCACTATTAACATTGATAAAACATTTCCAAAATTTGAAGCAGTTGTAATCTTCATATACTTAAGAATATTTCCAAAAATTGTGCGTCCTTGAACAATTCCCTTTTCCAGAACTAATAATGATTTTTCCAATAAAATAATATCTGACGCATCTTTAGCAATATCAGTTGCATTGTTAACTGAAATTGCCACATCTGATTGACGAAGAACTGGAGCATCATTAATTCCATCTCCCATAAATCCAACAATATGATCATTTTGTTTCAAAACTTTAATAATCTTAACTTTTTGCAACGGATTCAATTTGACAAAAATATTATTTTCCTCAACCATACGTCGCAATTGAATTTCATTGGCTTCATCAATCTCTTTTCCTGTTACCAATCCAGAGATTTTTAAATCCACCATTTTACAAATTGAGCGTGTTATATGTTCATTGTCACCTGTTAAAATCTTTAGTTGAACACCATATTTATCAAGCAGCTTAATCATTTTTTTTGCTGATGGTTTTGGTGTGTCTAAAAATGATGCAAATCCAAAGAAAACTAACTCTGATTCATCACCAACTTTAAATGTAGTTTTACCATCAGTAATATCTTTATAAGCAATTCCCAATAGACGCTTTCCTTCTTCATTGATTGAATCATTGTACGCTAGCATTTGACGTTTTAAATCTTCATCTAAATCAACAACTTTTCCTTGGTAGTAAACTTTTGTACATGATTCAATTACTTCTTCAACTGACCCTTTAGTAACCATTGTTGTTCCAACCTCATCAGTTTTAAAAACAATTGTTAGTTTGCGTCGATTAAAATCAAAAGGAATTTCATCAATTTTAGTAACTGAGTCTAAAAAGTTTGAATTTATTTGACTATTATTAGCAATATAATCAATCACAGCTTTATCCATTGGGTTTTTTAAACCTGTTTGAAAATAACTGTTAATATACAATAATTTTAATAGTCTCTCGTCACGTTTTTTATCAGTTGTTACAAAATCAATTAATTCAATTTTGTCATTTGTTAAAGTTCCAGTTTTATCAGTACACAGAATATCAATTGAACCCAATGACTGAATTGATTCTAATTTTTTAACAACAACTTTATTTTTGGCCATACGTGCAGCTCCACTCGCCAAGTTTGTAGTTACAATCATTGGTAACATTTCTGGAGTTAGTCCAACTGCTACTGATGCAGCAAACAATGTTGCAGTAATTCAAGCTTCACTTGCATCTTTACCATTTAAAGTTCAAGTAATTCCATTAATTGTTAATACAATTGGAATCATAACTAACATAAAAATAATTAGCATTCTAGTAACGTTTCTTACTCCTTTTTCAAAAGAAGAAACTGGGCGTTTTTCCATAATTGATTTGCTAATTGTTGAGAAATAAGTATTTCTTCCTGTCCCAACTGCAATTGCAATTGCAGAACCTGAAATTACGCTTGTTCCTGTAAAACAAATATTTTCTAAATCTAAAATATTTTCAGTATCAACTGAATTTTCAGCATGTTTTTCAACAGGCATTGATTCTCCTGTTAATGAAGATTGGTTAATAAATAAATCTGTTGAACGAATAATTCTTACATCTGCTGGTATCATATCACCACTTGATAAATAAATTAAATCACCAGGTACTAATTCACGAACATCAATTTCTTCTCCCAATTTAATTAAACCCAGTTGATTTGTTTGACTAACAGTTGTATACACATTTAATTGATCATCATTTTGATGACGAATAATTGTTGCTTTATTATTTACAATATTTCCTAGTTTTTTAGTAATAAAAAAACTTTTTGCTGATTGGACTAATGACATAGTCCCACTACTAATAATCATTGTAGCAATGATAACTACTCCGATATAATCAAAAATTTCTGGTCCACCCTCTTCTGTTCCAAAATTTCCAGTCGAAAAGCTAATAACATTAAATGCCAAAATTAACATTAAAATAATATTAAATGGTCCAAAAAATGCTTTAATAAATTCTGAAAATCAGCTAAAACGTGATTTGTCCAATTCGTTTTTACCATATTTTTCAAGGCGTTCTTTATATTCTTCATTTGTTAATCCAAAGTTAACTAAATTAAACTCCTTCAAGATTTGAGTTTGATCTAATGTTGAAAAATTGTGCAAAACTTTTTCATTTGGAAAGACATTTTTGATTTTATCAGGAGCTCTTTTTGATTTGTTTTTAATCATTTTTCTCCTTATTTTTAAGAATTGAATAAAATTAAAAACTATTTATAGATTTTGAAATCGATAGATAATTTATAGTATTATTCAATAATTTACTTATGCTGGTACGGGACTCCGGACTGTCGGAAGCCGGTAAAGGACTTGATGCCATAAACTATCACCTCTTTCTTACTTAACTTATTATAACTTGTAAATTGAATAAAAAACCACTGAAAGTTTTTAAAATAAAAAAATAGTCAACTTAAATTGACTATTTTTTGCTATTTACAACTATTATATTGTTTCTAAAAACTCAATAATTTCGCGAACATGTTTGGTTGGCTCAACATCTCTAAATTCTTTAATAATTTCAAGTTTGTTATTTAATACAAATGATGAACGCTCAAATTTTTCAAACTGTTCACCACCTAAATCAATAATTTCGCTTGATAAATTAAAAGCTTTAATCAATTCTTGGTTTTGATCGGAAATTAATGGATATTCTAATGCAAACTCTCCACAAAATTCATTGTTATAATCTGCTTTATCTTGACTAACACCAATAACATTAAATCCCATACTTTCAAAAACAGCCAAAAATTTTTGATATTGTTGAACTTCTAACGAGCATAATCCCGTTTTTGCTTTTGGATAAAAGAAAATTATAATCCCTTTGTCCCCCAAAAGTTCTTTTAGCATTACAACTTTTTGCTGATTAGTTAATAATTGAAAATTTTTCATTGTGCTCACCTTCCTTGGTTATTAATATAATATGCTTTTTAAATCCAAAATAATGATTTTTTTACTAAAAAGCGCATTTTGAAAAACTATTTGGTGTTTGAAATTCAAAACTCTCTGAGTTTATCAAATGAGTTATTAAATGAAAGTAAAATTTTGATATACAAAGGAGATATTATGAAAATATTATGTTATGGAGTAATTAAATCTGAAATTCCAGTTTTTAAAAAAGCTAATGAACCTTACAATAATGAGTTAATTTTTAAATCTGAGTTATTAAATGATGAAAATGTTAATGACCTTCCAGAAGGTCTTGATGCAATTGTTTTATTTGTCAACTGTGACGCCAATGCCAAAAATTTACAGTTTTTTAAAAATAAAGGTGTTAAATATATCGTTACTCGAACAGCAGGATTTGATCATATTGATTTGCCAGTTGCAAAAAAACTTGGTTACAAAATTGGTAGAGTTCCTGCCTACTCTCCAACTGCAGTTGCCTCGCTTGGTTTTGCAGCAGGAGTTTCAATGCTGAGAAAAACAGCTTATATCTGTAATCAAACTGCCAATCGCAATTTTAAAATTGATAATTCAATGCTTGCAAAGGAATTTAGAAATTCTGTAATTGGAATTATTGGTACTGGCAAGATTGGTTATGAAACAGCAAAATATTGAGCTAGTGTCGGAGCAACTGTTTTAGGTTATGACATTTATGAAAATGAGAAATCCAAAGAATATTTGGTTTATACCGATTTAGATACTTTACTGACAAAATCTGACTTAGTTTCGCTTCATATTCCATATATAAAGGGCCAAAATGAGAAGTTTGTTAATGCAAAGTTAATAAGCAAAATGAAGAATGGAGCTACTCTAATTAACGTTGCTCGCAAAAACTTAGTAGATCTTGAAGCTGTTTGTAAGGCTGTCAAAGATAATAAACTTTGAGGATATGCAGCTGATGTTTTTGATTACGAAGAGCGCTTGATTCATAAAAGTTTCGACAGCGATCAATTAAGAGAAATTGTTCCAGTTTTAGAAGAAGCTATTGAGCTTTATCCACGTATTTTAATAACTCCTCATATTGCTTACTTAACAGATGAAGCTGTCAAAAATATGGCAGAGGTTTCCTTTGCCAACTTACAACAGTTAGTTGAAACTGAAACTTGCGATAATCTAATTCCCGAATAAAAAAAATAAAAAGGACTCATGAAACTTGATGAGTCCTTTTAAACTGTTAACTATTTTTTAATCATTGAAGGTTGAGTCATTTCACTTGGAATTTCCAGTCCCATGATTTCTAATATCGTTGGTGCCACTTTTGCAATCGCAGCATCTTGTTGAACTAATTCAATTGAAGAATCAGTAACAATAATTGGTACATAAGATGTAGTGTGTTTTTTATTTGGTCCGCCTTGAGCATCCAACATAATTTCAGCATTCCCGTGATCTGCTGTAATAACCATTACCCCATTGTGTTTTAATACAAATTCATCATGAATTCGTTTTAACTGTAAGTCTAGTATTTTAACTGCCTCAACAGTTGCTTGATTATTTCCAGTATGTCCCACCATGTCACAATTTGCAAAGTTTAAAACTATTAAATCAAATTCATTTTTGTCAACCTCTTCTAACAGCTTATCAGTAATTTCGACAGCGGCCATTTCTGGTTTCAAATCATAAGTTGCCACTTTTGGAGAAGCAATCAAATCAATGCTTGCTCCCGGTAATGTTACTTCTTCAGGAGCTGCAATTCCATTTTTGAAGTAATCATTTCCTCCATCAAAAAAGAAAGTTACGTGAGCAATTTTCTCAGTCTCGCCAATTCGTAATTGCTTTAATCCTAATTTAGATATATATTGCCCTAAAGTATTATCCAAAGGATGTGGTGGATAAGCAATAAATGGTGAAATTACTGAATCAGCATATTTCATTGTTGAAACAAAATGAATTGAGTTACCAATAAAAGGTAAAGCTGTAAATGCCTCATCATTTCAAGCATCATATCCAGGATTAGTCATTATTGATGCTATTTGAATCGCGCGATCAGGACGAAAATTAGTAAAGATCATTGCATCTCCGGCTTTTAATTGTCCATTAACATCATTGATATTAAAAGCAGGATCAATCATTTCATCATCTTTTCCTAATGCATACTGAGATTCAATGTAGGCAATTGGATCGGTAAACGATTTTATATTATCACGAGTAACAATTGCTTTGTAGGCTTCTGCACTACGTTCAAAGCGCTTGTCACGATCCATTGCATAATAACGACCATTAATTGATGAAATTACTCCAATTTCATTATTTGCTTTAATCTCATTTAGCAGCTTGGCAACATATTCTTTAACCACTGTGGGAGCTGTATCTCTTCCATCAGTAATCAAATCAAACTTGATATTTGTCAAGCCAAATGCTACTGCAGCTTTATAAATTGCAATCATGTGATTCATATGAGCGTGAACTCCTCCATCTGAGAATAGTCCCATTAGATGCAAAGCTCCATTATTAGATTGTGCATATTTAAATGCCTCAACATATTCTAGATTTGTAGCAATTTTATTAGTCTTAACTTCATTGTTTAACTTTGCTAAAGACTCAAAATTAATTCTACCTGCTCCCAAATGAATGTGGCCAACTTCAGAATTTCCCATTTGACCTTCTGGTAAACCAACTCATTCTCCTGAAGCATGAGCTTCAACATGCGGATATTTTGTTAACATTTCTTTTACAAATTTCATATCAGCATTGGCAATGGCATTTCCAGGAGTTTGAACCTCAATCCCTCAACCATCTAAAATTGCTAATATTACGGGTTTTTTAACTTGCATTGTATTTCTCTCTTCTTCTATTTTAAAATATATTTTTCAATTAAATGCTTAACTGCTGCATCATGTCCATGAATATCAATATAAAGATCAGCAATATCTTTAATATTTTGAACTGAGTTTGACATTGCCACGCCAATTCCGGCGTGTTTAATCATTGAATAATCATTCATTCCATCTCCAACAGCCATCATATTAGCAATTGGAATATTTAGGTATTCACTAAACCAATCAAGCGCAAAACGTTTATTAATTCCGGTAGCGTTAATTTCTGCTACAACATCATCTCCTGAAGCAATTTCAAGATTAGTTTGTTCTCTTAATTTTTGAACAAATCCTGGTTTTGCTCCTAGTGCTAATAATTTAAAAAACTTAAAATCAAAATTTTTAGAAACTTCATCATATTGCTGAATTTTTCCATCAAAAAATTCTGCTTCTCCAAAATACATTTTGTCGTTACGATATTGAACGACAACATTTTTCAAATCATCAACATATCCTCAAATTTGTGTTCCAGCAAATTCAGGTTGCTTTGCTAATTCAAAAACATATTGCGCATCCTTTGCATCAATTGGATTAGATGCCAAAACTTTTTGTTGTTGCAAATCATAAATACAAGCACCATTACAGCCTGCAATGATTGCGTGGTTACGAACCAACCCGTGGCCTTCTAAATTATTTTGCTTTGCTAATACTGGGCGTCCTGTTACAAACATTACACCAACTCCTTGGTCTTGGGCCTTTTTAATTGGCTCAATATTGTCTGGCACGATTTCTCCCATTTTATAGTAACTTGTTCCATCCATATCTAATACTAATAATTTAATATTGTTCATCGAAATTTTCCTAACTAGATTATTTATTATAGTTAACTAATGCTAAATAATCGTTTGCTAATAGTGATGCTCCACCAACTAAAGCTCCGTCAATATTTGGCATTGACATTAATTCTTTAATGTTATCTGGTTTTACTGATCCACCATATTGAATTGTAATTTGATCAGCTGTTTGTTGATTATAAATTGTTGCCAAGTTTTGACGAATCGCTTTACATACTTCTTCAGCATCTTGACTAGTTGCTGTTTTACCTGTCCCAATTGCTCAAATTGGCTCATAAGCAATAATTGTTTTAATGGCATCAGTTGCTGTTATTCCTTCATAGGCAGCTTTAATTTGTCCATTTACTCATTCAATCGTTTTTCCAGCTTCTTTTGTTGCCAATGTTTCTCCACAGCATACTAGTGGAATCATATTTGCTTGTAAAATAGCTTTTGCTTTAGCATTAACTGTTGCATCAGTTTCATTAAACATTTCACGTCTTTCTGAATGTCCAATAATTACGTATTCAACTCCAATTTCTTGCAACATTTCAATTGAGATTTCACCAGTAAATGCTCCGTTTTTTTCAAAGTGGACATTTTGAGCAGCAATTTTAACGTTTTTTGCATTTGTAATTCCTGTTGATAATGCTGTAAAAGGTAATCCTAATCCTGCAATAACTTCGCTATTATTAGCACTTTGATCAACTGCTTTTAAAAACTCCTTAACAGCAGCATTTGTTCCATTCATTTTTCAATTCCCAAAAATAACTTTATTTCTCATAATAATATTCCCTCTATATTTTGACTTTCTTATAGATTATATAACTTATAGATTTCTTTTGGAAATTAATTGTTTAAAAGCCTGTAAATATAAATCATTTTATTTCTTAATTAGTAGAAAATATTTATTTTTCAAGAATTATATTTTTTATTGCTACTAATTATTAAAAGAAATTTTACAAAATGAGTTATCTCATTTATTAATTTCGTTACGCAACAATTCTTAGTTATTTAAATATTTACCATCAATACATGAATAAAGGGTATTCTTTAATATATTTATCGATCAGCATTTTTGCATGTATACTTGAATTAAACAAAATAATCTCTTTAAAATTTTATGAGGAACTAATCAATCAATTAAAACCTACAAATCTTATTTTTGATCTCTAAAAGTCTTAGGAGTAAGTTAAATATTTTTGGAAAAGTATGATCAGTATTGATGTAAAATATTTTGTCCTTTTTAATATTTACTTTTAAATTAAATTTTTCAGACTTTTACTTGATACTACCTAAAGAGTAAATTTTCATATACTTCTTTAGTTAAATATTTTACAAATCAACATATTAGCAATATTTTGATACATTTTACCAAACTTAATCTCAAATTATTTTACAGCTTTTTTAAATAATATATTTTCATCTGTAAGTATACAAGTAGCGGTTATTTTTTGTCCTGCAAAACCATATATTTAAATTTTTATACCAGCGAATTTGTAGCTATTTTCTCTACGTTTATTAACAATGACAAATTCTTTCCTATTTAGACTATCTTTCTAATTTTGATTAAATTATTTTATTTAGGAAATTATTTTTCGATAATAACTTTTTATTACCTATTAATTATATTTAAATTCTTCAACGACCTCGTTACTCTTAAAATATTTTATAATAAAAAAAGTTGGAACATTTTAATCCAAAATATGAAGCATTTTAGTTATATTAAATGCAAATTCTAAAGGCTCAATTACTGCTTGACCATTTTCACTTTTATTTGTAAAAGTTCAAATGACTTTACATGCAAAAATAGATGTCTAATGAAATTTAACGCCTTGGATCTTCATTAGATTTTTCTCTTGCTGCCATATAACGGATTGATTTAATATTTATTTATCAAATAGGTATTTAAAAAAGCTACAATCAGTTTTGAGTTCATTAATAAAATTATAGTTTAGAATTTTAGAGAGATAATTTAATTGAGAACAGACACATCAATTAATTGGGCGGGCGGGCGGTGATTTGGAGAGACTTTATGCCAAAAACATTATTAATGTTTTCTTCTGCAATAGGATTAAGTATTTCGCCATTATTATATTTTAACAATTCTATTAACAATATTGAAAGAAAAAATGTGACACTAAAAAATGCCAAAGACATTGATATTATTGACTTTAATAGAAAACTTTATTTAGAGCAAAACGGTGAACTGTCTAACACTCTTAAAGTTGAAAAACTTTTAAAATACTTGTCAGAAAATGAATCTACATACAAAATTTTAAGTCAATATTCATCTCCAAGAAATGATGTTGAATATTACTGATGAGGTTATAAAATTTTCTTCGACTGAGAAACCTTGAAGCTAAATGGCAATCCTGGATTAAATCCTACAAAAGGAGTTTCAGTAGGTACAGTTGTAAAGTTACTTAAAATATTTCTACCAAAGGTACTAAAGGGTGGAATTATTTTAGGAGGGGCAATATTGCTTGAAATAGCAACATGCTTGGTTGCTAAAAA encodes:
- a CDS encoding NAD(P)-dependent oxidoreductase, which translates into the protein MKILCYGVIKSEIPVFKKANEPYNNELIFKSELLNDENVNDLPEGLDAIVLFVNCDANAKNLQFFKNKGVKYIVTRTAGFDHIDLPVAKKLGYKIGRVPAYSPTAVASLGFAAGVSMLRKTAYICNQTANRNFKIDNSMLAKEFRNSVIGIIGTGKIGYETAKYWASVGATVLGYDIYENEKSKEYLVYTDLDTLLTKSDLVSLHIPYIKGQNEKFVNAKLISKMKNGATLINVARKNLVDLEAVCKAVKDNKLWGYAADVFDYEERLIHKSFDSDQLREIVPVLEEAIELYPRILITPHIAYLTDEAVKNMAEVSFANLQQLVETETCDNLIPE
- the gpmI gene encoding 2,3-bisphosphoglycerate-independent phosphoglycerate mutase; translated protein: MQVKKPVILAILDGWGIEVQTPGNAIANADMKFVKEMLTKYPHVEAHASGEWVGLPEGQMGNSEVGHIHLGAGRINFESLAKLNNEVKTNKIATNLEYVEAFKYAQSNNGALHLMGLFSDGGVHAHMNHMIAIYKAAVAFGLTNIKFDLITDGRDTAPTVVKEYVAKLLNEIKANNEIGVISSINGRYYAMDRDKRFERSAEAYKAIVTRDNIKSFTDPIAYIESQYALGKDDEMIDPAFNINDVNGQLKAGDAMIFTNFRPDRAIQIASIMTNPGYDAWNDEAFTALPFIGNSIHFVSTMKYADSVISPFIAYPPHPLDNTLGQYISKLGLKQLRIGETEKIAHVTFFFDGGNDYFKNGIAAPEEVTLPGASIDLIASPKVATYDLKPEMAAVEITDKLLEEVDKNEFDLIVLNFANCDMVGHTGNNQATVEAVKILDLQLKRIHDEFVLKHNGVMVITADHGNAEIMLDAQGGPNKKHTTSYVPIIVTDSSIELVQQDAAIAKVAPTILEIMGLEIPSEMTQPSMIKK
- a CDS encoding Cof-type HAD-IIB family hydrolase; its protein translation is MNNIKLLVLDMDGTSYYKMGEIVPDNIEPIKKAQDQGVGVMFVTGRPVLAKQNNLEGHGLVRNHAIIAGCNGACIYDLQQQKVLASNPIDAKDAQYVFELAKQPEFAGTQIWGYVDDLKNVVVQYRNDKMYFGEAEFFDGKIQQYDEVSKNFDFKFFKLLALGAKPGFVQKLREQTNLEIASGDDVVAEINATGINKRFALDWFSEYLNIPIANMMAVGDGMNDYSMIKHAGIGVAMSNSVQNIKDIADLYIDIHGHDAAVKHLIEKYILK
- the tpiA gene encoding triose-phosphate isomerase produces the protein MRNKVIFGNWKMNGTNAAVKEFLKAVDQSANNSEVIAGLGLPFTALSTGITNAKNVKIAAQNVHFEKNGAFTGEISIEMLQEIGVEYVIIGHSERREMFNETDATVNAKAKAILQANMIPLVCCGETLATKEAGKTIEWVNGQIKAAYEGITATDAIKTIIAYEPIWAIGTGKTATSQDAEEVCKAIRQNLATIYNQQTADQITIQYGGSVKPDNIKELMSMPNIDGALVGGASLLANDYLALVNYNK